From the genome of Diabrotica virgifera virgifera chromosome 8, PGI_DIABVI_V3a:
TTTCGTAAAacaaattaattaatatttttgaaaaatctaccgaatggtgccaaacatgaccccccacggaggttgggtgggggattactttaaaatcttaaaaaggagcccaaatttttattccagatttggaatctttgcgtaaaaataagcaaattttatttgaaacattttttcaacttatggatagatggcgctataatcagaaaaaacgattgatggaaatggaaaattaattaGAGAATGAAAAGTCCCTACTAAAatagaaaactttacttaaatttCTTTGGGTTTAGgatctactcttcacaacccaataggtccccaaagcgcttgagtgactgcacatttagcatacttcacTCCCCTactataaagtaaaaaaataattattgagTGACTATCCTTAATAGAAGGTATGCTAACCTTATTTTATCTTTTATCGGCTAAGCTAAGATGGAAAGTCGGTCTGCTGGGAAAGCATGTacaaactattttatttttacgttgtaattatgacctctgagtacgtatcaAATGTGTCAAATGTTcttttaatgtatattttgatTCGTTATGTATGGTTATTTTATTCTTAGTAATGCGCATAagcccaattttaaaaaattttgttacatAATTTTTTGCGTCTCATAGAGTCTCTAAACATATACCTGAACTATGTACTCCTTAAAACGACACTCAGTCCTAACTGCAAGACGTAAGAGTCTCGCAgtcttagtcttgttcttgcccAAATCTTGCACggttagtcttgttcttgctaaAATCAGACggtattggtcttggtcttgcgaaaactcaagaacaagaccaagactgcaaaaccaagaccgattttgggtaACACTAAATTAGAGGTTTTGTACAAGTAAAATTGCCGGGCTActaatttttgcatattttatatttttcataaatcttAATTCAATTTAAAACATTTCTTTAACGTTTAACTGTGTGTTTCaaatctttaattatttttttctttttcagcTTGTTCCTACAATCACTTAAGTGCACTCCCATCTCTGGTTTTCCAAAGAAACATATCGAGTTCTTCTACCAACTGTTTTCGTCATGCGTTATTTAGTGATAAGTGTTGAGTTCGCTAAAATTTCAGATCCAAAGTTTTACAGTTCGTAGTCTGTTTTAAGCTCAAATATGTATTATCCAACTTTAGTTATCGTATTTTACCTATGTTTAGCGGACGGTTTTCTATTAGACGGCTCAGCCAACTCATTCTCTCAGTTCAGAAAATGGGGTGGTGGTACTAATGGAAGCTTAGAGTTTGAATTTAAGACAGATCAACCAAACGGCTTGTTGCTTTACACCGACGACGGAGGCACTTACGATTTTTTCGAGATCAAGCTAGTGGAGGGAGCGTTGCGCTTGAGGTACAACTTGGGAGGTGGTGCTCAGATCATAACTGTAGGTAGAGACTTAAACGACGGTCACTGGCATAAGGTCCATGTTCAGAGACATGAGGACAGGACGATACTAACTGTAGATGGGGTGTCTCAAATGAGGACCTCCAGAGGAAAAGAGTTCAACTTCGGGCGGTTTACTACTAATTCGGACGTGTTCGTGGGAGGTATGCCGACGTGGTATAATACGAAGTTAACGTTGCTCGCGTTACCGAGTGTGATTTTCGAGCCGCGGTTTGTCGGAGCGGTTAGAAATCTTATTTATCCAGATGCTGAAGGCGGCACACCGAGGCGGCAGGAAACCAGGCCTAAGGATCATAGGGTAagttctaataaatattttgcaTTTTTACTACAAATTGTAGTAATTCATGATTATCCacttatagtgcagtcactgaaggttttcacctccgatttcgttgaacctccatctattttcatgaaaattggtgagtaattagagcatacctcaatgaacaaaggtgacatgatgccaacttgcgcttttacctgggggtggatgccaccccttctcaggggtgaaaattatttcattaaaaataataccataagtccatagagggacaaattataagcaaaatttgttatataaagttattaaaataaatctacactttttgagttattaaagaccaaaaattttattttttcgtaaaaaaatgaatgttttaaatcggtttttcacgtataaatcaaaaactataagcttttacaaaaaagttattattactaaaattgaagataataaaaaattgaatacattccttacataaagaactaaactaatgttagttcaaagtgagttattggcaattgaatgtgtactATTTCCGACGAGTActtaaatctaagtattcaagcttaaataacgggaaaacgatgcaatgtatttaaaaaatattcctgctaaacatttttgtcaaagtacttcggaatacctatcaaataagcttcagaacaaggtattagcgtcaaaattaagcaagttataatgaaaataaaagaaacgtatcgaattttttaggaaaaagtgaaaaataaaacatacaccatttccacaaaaattaaaatttatagtaatccttacaagaacttctttatcttagcataagtaatgttttagATAAAATTGAccgatttagaatgcatatttttgaaaaaaggtataatttaaaaaaatcatattttttaaaattattgtaattctcatattcttttgataataactccaaaaatactcaatatccgtaaaaaattatatataaccaaattttagttttttctgtgccaattATTTTACCTCTACTAtctctatagggtaaaaaataaccgagatagaaacgttaaaatcttaaattctgctgtgggaaccatgcaaccggggtcatttaaccttctattttttaaaaaagtgagaAAGAAAGATTAGGTTTAACGTGATTAAAAATaccacttggaattaactttcaaacagtttttagatgaacctgatatcttaaacacgaacggagttattaaaataaaaacaacattttttggaaaaatttttaaaacataaattttgaaaagttttggaggataaattttaacgctatcaatatgttcgggggctcatttgatatatatttttaagtactttgacaaatgtttaataagtttatgttataaaatgcatcaatttcccgttatttcagcttgaatacttagagttttttactcgccgaaaaaaatatacattcgtttacctataactcacttttagttaacattaaaagttttttctagtaaggaatttatttaattttttattagcttcaattttaataattataacttttttacaaaaacttacactttttgagttattgatcaaaaattggttaaaaacatgcatttttctcaagaaaaattaaaatctttgatctttaataactcaaaaagctttgatttattttaataactttatataacaaattttgccttaaatttgtccctctatcggattatggggttatttttaaaaaaataattttcacccccgagaaacggtggtacccacccccagggtaaaagcgcaagttgacaccatgtcacctttgtttcttgagatatatcctaaccactcaccaattttcatgcaaatcgatggaggttcaacgaaatcggaggcaatagctcatatccaccttcagtgactccactattattaataataagaatAATTGATTTCTAAAACTATAAGTAATATATTATCAAGTAAGGTTAATCAAAGTAGaaataaaagtaaacaaattatTTACTGCTAAATAGTCTTcataaaattgaaaatgttgaGAATTATTTAAGGATAATTATTTTATCTTTTCTGTTCTCTTCTACAACCTATGCGTACATGGTGTACGGTCACCATGTACACATAGGTTTACATAAACTTCTAAGTtcatttgtatattattatacaaacaacgtttctcaacgttttaccatttacgccccaattttccataattattttcaccgcgcccccctcgttcaataacaatatatctatgcaataataatataacttgagcagcatgaaacctaataaactaagaagacattgggaaacgcttcgtagtgagtacattaacaaaccccgagaattcttcgagttaaaattaaaccggcgtgaaaagcaaaaattagttttaataaaaactttgactgtgaatgaaatagctttacttgcctcttataaagtctgatattaaatagccagatctaaaaagcctaacactattggtgaagatcttatattaccaactgcaatcaaaattgtagaaactgtgtttggagataattttgctaaaaaattggagtttatacctctatcaaatgatactgttgcccgccgaattggtgatatagctgaatatgtacaggatcagctaatcaggaagttgcgtgaaaagccgttttcgattcagcttgatgaggcaacagtagcaataaatatgctcattttattgcctacgttcgattttgtgatggcagatcagtagcagaactacttttctgcaaaccaatacagggtgtaacaaaaatacaggtcataaattaaaccacatattctgggaccaaaaatagtttgaacgaacctaacttaccttagtacaaatacgcatataaaaaagttacagccctttaaagttacaaaataaaaatcgattttttcgaatatatcaaaaactcgtacagattttttattaaagatagacatgtggcattcttatggcaggagtatcttaaagaaaaattatagtgaaatttgtgcaccccataaaaattttaagggggttttgttcccttaaacccccccaaacatttgtgtacgttccaattaaattattattgtgataccattagttaaattcaatatttttagaaaatttttggctcttggtatttttttgataaggcagtttttatcgagttgcggctacttttttaatatgtttacataaaattttatgggggtgttgttcctttaaaccccccaaatggttgtgtccgttccaattaaactattactgcgataccattagttaaacacagtgtttttaaaacttttttgcttctttgtattttttctacaaggcaccttttatcgagatgtggcttcttttttaatatggttcaaaatatacctaacaatgtaaatcataaataaattttcctattattacaAGTCTCCATCATCGtccttagtcctgtcgccagggggggtacaacggcctcgttaattcagatggacttacccaaattttttttatgtattttgacccgtagaacacgaattttttgggtaacagttgatccggatgtcgataagattgttatagaccaagaacttgaggaatcaaataacagcgatttttggcaaaacaaaacaatattttgtattttttgggtcattttaagcaaaaaatatttctacaagttttttagtaggatgcacagttttcgagataaacgcggttgaactttcaaaaaatcgaaaaactgcaatttttaaacccgaataacttttgattaaaaaataaaatagcaattctgcttagcgcctttgaaagttcaagtcaaattatgtcggttttgattatttgcattgctaaaaatttattgtgttattgctaaacaaagctacaaacaactagtgcgtgagtgatgtttctatgatttctcatttaaaatcgaacgagtaggtagaataggtactagtgcaatcaagactatttctacgttacatgcgttaaaacgcatgtaaaagcacgggaaaccctacgtgtttatagctttgttaaacaataaaaaaataaatttttaccaatgcaaataatcaaaaccgatataatttgacttaaactttcaaatgcggtaagcagacttgctattttattttttaatcaaaagttattcgggttcaaaaattgcaatttttcgatttttttaaagttcaaccgcgtttatctcgaaaactgtgcatcctacgaaaaaacttgtagaaatattttttacttaaaatggcccaaaaaatacaaaatattgttttgttttgccaaaaatcgctgttatttgattcctcaagttcttggtctataacaatcttatcgacatccggatcaactgttacccaaaaaattcgtgttctacgggtcaaaatacataaaaaaaacttgagtaagtccatctgaattaacgaggctgttgtaccccccctggcgacaggactaccttaaccatatacaaatatgtggtggatttgacaaatattcaaaatatctcgataaaaactgacttttcgaaaaagtactaagaggcaaaaaagtttttaaaacagtgtgtttaactaatggtactacaatcataattaaattggaacgtacacaaaagtttgggggggttttaaggaacaaaacccccattaaatttttatggggtgtctaaatttcactataattttttcttaagatactaatgccataagaatgccatatgtccattttcaataaaaaatctctaatagttttcgatatattcgaaaaaatcgattttcattttgtaaattcaattggctgtaactttttttatgtgcaaatttgtactaaggtaagttaggtttaatcgaactatttttgatcccagaatatgtgattaaatttatgacctctattttcgttacaccctgtataattgataGCAAAGTGCTTGCATTATTTGCTATGTTAAATGATTATATGTATAAATGAAGCAAACATAGAGACACTGTATGATCAACAGAGAAGCTCTGGCTTGAATATTGTGCTAACTACGGTTGTAACAATAGTtaattatctacataaaaatgagacctttgaaaactagaatcttttctttactttgcaaagtcatggatgcggtacattcagcattattattttattgtgagcaagctggttattacgtgggaaatttttacaacgtgttttgaattaagacatggaatcgccatttttctagaagaagaaaagaggccgcaagccaagatgtttcacgatggtttatttttgatgaaattgagttacttggttgatatattcgagaaactaaatattttgaacttacaACTTCAAGGGGCCAATACACATATATTTGATACGAATGATAAAATTTAcgctttctgtagaaaattgaaattgtggagcaaaaatttaaagcaaaaaacctagaaatatttgaaaatgtggatgaatgttttaaaacttaccaggttgaagaacaacacgtgaaagttgtttttgtaaccattgaaaatcatttagcaatgctgacaaaaaattttaaaagatactttTTTGCCGACGACCAATTAATACTTACCTAATAGTTATGAGTGGGTCGGGAATCCGTTTCAAATTACACCCGAAGAGCTCTCTACTGCAGAAGAAGAAACCTTCATAGATTTCACAGCAAATTCCGAAATCAAGAAACAATTTAACATTAGATCCCTCTTTGAATTTTGGGCAGGGGTAAATGATGAGTTTTCTGCACTGAAAACCAGAGCGTTTCGTATACTATTACCGTTTTCACCATCCTACCTTTACGAAACAGGATTTTCCGCGATGGCTGCTTTAAAGACCAAATATAGATCGCAGCTAAATATAGAGAAAGAACTGAGAGCGTTTATTTCTAATATTACACCCTGTTTTGATAAGCTTTGCTCTGCAAAACAGGCCCAAGGAAGTCACTAATTTAGATTAAATTAGTTGATTTAATATTCAGTGCTCATAACTATGTATAACTCCTTGTTCATgggtgttttatttttttgtttgtcagaattttgttttgctttgattttagtaaattagtcaatgttttaggtgttttttttttatattttcacgccCCCTCATTGCTAAAAGTGCGCCCCttaggggggcgcgccccacaggtttaGAATCACTGAATACATGATACTAAAAATTAACAAGATAATATTATTACACATCctgaagtcgtgacgtaactggataCCGGCAAGTTCGTAAGGGTTCGTAAACATTCGTAATGTCCGAGtagtttgaattgttcgcggttgtaagctaagtatattttatattttatttttgaccaaatattctgggaccaaaaatagttatTTTAACATGAATCTCGGA
Proteins encoded in this window:
- the LOC126890320 gene encoding neurexin-3-like, with amino-acid sequence MYYPTLVIVFYLCLADGFLLDGSANSFSQFRKWGGGTNGSLEFEFKTDQPNGLLLYTDDGGTYDFFEIKLVEGALRLRYNLGGGAQIITVGRDLNDGHWHKVHVQRHEDRTILTVDGVSQMRTSRGKEFNFGRFTTNSDVFVGGMPTWYNTKLTLLALPSVIFEPRFVGAVRNLIYPDAEGGTPRRQETRPKDHRDWRKLMEPKVCAYHLKLINSTVVGILRKPGKCQNTEIEKKRF